In Bombus pyrosoma isolate SC7728 linkage group LG2, ASM1482585v1, whole genome shotgun sequence, a genomic segment contains:
- the LOC122573022 gene encoding mucin-5AC-like isoform X7, producing MVRRFSWCTVVALVVLLFVTTDGLREHSTQIDDHKATNRGTLRFNSKSLEEATTVSSSPLSRSKTKWDRSGQSKTLSNFERTIQASVINSEPKFDTSEHSTVRTIRTTERGSVSTATDVTSESRRISGKRFEETKRVEPTINRRDGKRYFSESNEETKLKNNEQKFETSKGISRRTSNGRANNSTVTERLDNKGPSVFLATTESSRSRTGRKIQTTYSMKDLKTQIPTSRRYNSKKFRDVESTTASFRRESRGRSTTEKIERSTRSGRSKVNNAENNSIARRGPDPLLSESESVRVDIPLTVGETGNPASDVTTGIDVASQRRSDAKESSRSSRTGFERSKSRGRSNDSEASGSSRSASPRGSSKFSDSTTTEANEQIVSSRRNTVSRDRSRGSEIKKNSVNESRSRSRGRNVENNMKPISGGASERNVKRKVAGERNSSDRGPRIPDVTPRAIDSRRQDTQDMRGRSRSKSRSDVTTPITMDVTTTVAPDTTVFTEVTATDSEITSTTIRLATTPSPRATSRPLSTSASTLDASGRGRGRGRSGSHGRKQKEDFFNHGLGFRGRKPSPEGSANVTESRKTVSWKNDSQSHGNPGWTLRRRPAHFNSENISKTIVPSPRDQTNEVVPSNEQSTSTEAIPIIESSTFGTKRGPKKLQTTDESSTVVETTTKSYRRGNKTFGNGKVIAALEESDNYPPEFKARLTQLKNTNTKIPASKATSRTPLEVKKSSAALFAERSRMKLELARSKRKPTGVPVVDETSKVAKYSKPAAAAPGRNRPSTSVESTQEEVSVKTSKLPSSRKAHDDSSKVIGRPYSLKKGRVITERMVTSISIEERAIAEETTKPYALTTNPSVITSAEQGSATTIDSTRVRLASDRGGKKSKEEDSTPTKNMKVSLYSTQRVETTDPVTTIKPKKSYSYQSRNKLREQSVTIEQSFTTSTPKISYSSAQSKSQTSQEENITKKLRFATSATKPIFRPRYSKRTNEKSFEKKTTDNQAIFTTKLPVATSRYSKKKSSVKSIDDKSATTEGLSAQTRKIEFRPRTATYRRHSEIPTTLTESSTKVDGVGIAITPRSTKYHATLKTSTVSPRSVAQGPQVNLKIANETAQETPGITGSSNGDSGNSNVFNPTRSTFLSGNSTLLEQLRSTVAPLLSSLGNRTPVFSGSYSNVNNMNSPPRVTPSGQPPRFSARYKGAELFVRKQNNIYQPTVPSVTSSSTTPITPVENSGSAPPIDVSSPGEPRFLTLYQALESASIRNEQLQGNAIAQLQKQQAGSVSQDTTSATAQATAGSGIGQTTEITTPTIPDTSIVSSTSSEFPTSSYPDVPLITTTSSSVETTTTTITTETATSTSTGRVPDGGTSTPQTTRMDVVTVTPVTETTMVNIEENLVSTEVGTSTTTASSESTTTMSGGTTNDSTNTTSASTEATTMSMQATPGTTVPTATRLPPRPASQSSTTPYLGRFGGSRLTPAPRFSLSSTTRAPLRDYLVYGIYPNKTIVRKRPEDNLIDARNVDSPYVIFGIFPDGRLVRKYPNGTIIPDPPRNPVEVVFSLSTSTTTNRPPPRPYYNQANQGTYNQYRGPVYNSNDRPVAEPMRNVQSPSIVDIGLTGNAIVGPNGGGPDNTGPLGTPASVPSTNEMSNALLNTQMRTASVTPIVSTGRPPTDSQGGRIVQDRERDEATRTKEAGGQRSSVYIGQDKFVNYWTDGASTSNPRVLSVNINSVATAANEGPSPSVPSFENLLNNQPGGRVTAPPGFPWRDPLDQIFGITTSSPVITASVASNRLDDLSEPNGPALARPINPFVEVFTPFSNTIGVPRGNIGSIPPPPPPTTPVAFTTTPTTPAPTTTTTTTITTMAATTTTTTTTVAPTTTTTMAPTTTTTTMAPTTTTTTMAPTTTTTTMAPTTTTTTAPIVTTTTTTSTTMTPTTVATMTPTTTTMAAPTITSEPPTIAQRVMIASQAGATSEATTSSQINSFNLSKNLLNTRQQNAFGTTFDDLAFLNSLLQSNSRSTNQKTLTQVEQLLANKILELALKNPGPTRSPKAISIENASPNSIYKPATTSLSEPIIIDLSPASTVSTSTRKSVETQQPTSQRSVISSLTPVQVTWKPVTTTSTRRSVEISTASPSTTAKTILISTTKAPVTVKAKLATTPRPRTTTQAPLGFGGLLWQALLGGGLFGSSTTPKPVKAKPVPKTAQKSVNIMPKPIQTTQKLETTTIPSSATLKTMEISKIQVNSPNSIVQEKSVTTPFTISTTDKPLINNPNPRLPGVVTSTYSPEEDAKFIVELLRAVEQDNKTGSSKKVAGLTQDDQSFLRAILSGRALTTTTPSPTVEISNAALLAALLKAQGIEPPTPANNIREQLQLASLGQSVTSAPTASPASESSTITTRPASSAATRPTDTTKKTVTPRPTSGPRIRTTTWSPSSTYPPPLFSSFSNYGTPAQSAGDNSGNSALFGATRAFSQFLGAAISGAAQQLQSLVRNGTRIVSEVVG from the exons ATCGATGATCATAAAGCTACAAATCGTGGCACTTTGAGATTCAATTCCAAATCACTGGAGGAAGCAACCACAGTATCATCTTCGCCGCTATCGAGATCCAAAACGAAGTGGGACAGATCAGGGCAATCGAAAACGCTCTCGAATTTCGAAAGAACGATTCAAGCTTCTGTGATCAATTCAGAACCAAAGTTCGACACGAGCGAACATTCAACCGTTAGAACGATCAGAACGACCGAAAGGGGAAGTGTTTCAACAGCAACAGATGTCACAAGCGAGTCGAGAAGAATTTCAGGCAAAAGATTCGAGGAAACTAAAAGGGTAGAGCCAACGATTAACAGACGAGACggcaaaagatatttttctgaaagcaacgaagaaacaaagttaaaaaataatgaacaaaaattcgaaacgTCCAAAGGGATTTCTCGAAGAACGTCCAATGGAAGAGCGAATAATTCAACTGTCACTGAGAGATTGGACAACAAAGGACCATCCGTGTTCCTGGCAACCACGGAGTCTTCGAGGTCTAGAACCGGAAGAAAGATTCAAACGACTTATTCGATGAAAGATCTAAAGACACAAATCCCTACGTCTAGAAGGTACAACAGTAAGAAATTTAGAGACGTTGAAAGCACTACAGCTTCGTTTAGAAGAGAAAGTAGAGGTAGATCGACTACAGAGAAGATTGAAAGGAGTACCAGATCTGGTAGATCGAAGGTGAACAATGCGGAGAATAATTCTATTGCTCGAAGAGGTCCAGATCCTCTTTTATCAGAATCCGAAAGTGTAAGAGTCGATATTCCTCTCACTGTAGGTGAAACAGGAAATCCAGCTTCGGATGTAACCACTGGAATTGATGTAGCTTCTCAGAGAAGATCGGACGCTAAAGAGTCATCCAGATCCAGTCGGACAGGATTCGAAAGATCGAAAAGTCGTGGACGGTCGAACGACTCCGAGGCTTCTGGGTCATCCAGATCAGCTTCTCCAAGAGGATCTTCAAAGTTCAGCGACTCTACGACGACAGAAGCTAACGAACAGATTGTTAGTTCGAGAAGGAATACGGTTTCCAGAGATCGTTCCAGAGGTTCCGAGATCAAGAAGAATTCTGTGAACGAGTCTAGATCAAGGTCTAGAGGTAGAAATGtggaaaataatatgaaacctATTTCGGGCGGTGCTTCAGAAAGGAATGTGAAGCGGAAGGTGGCTGGGGAGAGAAACTCTTCGGATAGGGGACCGAGAATTCCTGATGTTACTCCAAGAGCTATCGACAGTCGTAGACAGGATACTCAGGATATGCGTGGAAGATCGAGAAGCAAGTCGAGATCGGATGTTACCACACCTATTACTATGG ATGTTACTACAACTGTTGCGCCAGATACAACAGTTTTTACCGAGGTAACAGCCACCGATTCTGAGATAACAAGTACGACCATAAGATTAGCGACTACTCCAAGTCCAAGGGCAACATCAAGACCATTATCGACTTCTGCTTCAACCCTCGATGCATCAGGACGAGGTAGAGGAAGAGGCAGAAGCGGAAGTCACGGTAGAAAACAGAAAGAGGATTTCTTCAATCACGGACTAGGGTTCAGAGGTCGAAAACCCTCGCCTGAAGGATCCGCAAACGTGACAGAGTCTAGAAAAACTGTTTCGTGGAAAAACGATTCCCAGTCGCATGGAAATCCAGGCTGGACGCTCAGGAGGCGACCAGCTCATTTTAactctgaaaatatttcgaagacGATCGTGCCTTCGCCAAGGGATCAAACGAACGAAGTGGTGCCATCCAACGAACAATCGACCAGCACCGAAGCTATACCGATTATCGAAAGTTCCACGTTTGGCACGAAAAGAGGCCCCAAGAAGCTGCAAACGACGGACGAGAGTTCCACGGTGGTTGAAACCACGACCAAGAGCTACAGAAGAGGCAACAAAACCTTTGGAAATGGCAAAGTGATTGCGGCGCTTGAAGAGAGTGATAATTACCCGCCTGAGTTTAAGGCGAGGTTAACTCAGTTG AAGAATACCAATACGAAAATACCAGCCTCAAAAGCCACCTCTAGAACGCCATTGGAG GTGAAAAAATCGTCAGCCGCTCTGTTCGCTGAAAGATCGAGGATGAAACTGGAGCTGGCTAGGAG CAAACGGAAACCAACCGGCGTGCCGGTGGTCGATGAGACGAGCAAGGTCGCCAAATACTCTAAGCCCGCTGCCGCAGCACCGGGACGCAACAGGCCTTCCACTTCCGTAGAAAGCACTCAGGAAGAGGTCAGCGTGAAAACCTCGAAACTTCCTAGTTCGAGGAAAGCTCATGACGATTCTTCAAAGGTCATCGGCAGACCCTACAGTTTAAAGAAGGGGCGGGTCATTACGGAGCGAATGGTCACTTCGATTTCGATCGAAGAGAGAGCCATTGCTGAGGAAACGACCAAACCGTACGCGCTAACCACGAACCCGTCCGTGATCACCTCCGCTGAACAGGGATCGGCGACAACCATCGACTCGACGAGGGTTCGTTTAGCCAGTGATCGTGGAGGAAAGAAGTCGAAGGAAGAAGATTCGACGCCGACCAAGAACATGAAGGTTTCGCTTTACTCTACTCAACGCGTCGAGACTACCGATCCCGTTACTACTATCAAACCGAAGAAATCCTATAGCTATCAATCACGTAATAAATTACGAGAGCAGTCTGTAACGATCGAACAAAGTTTCACGACGTCGACACCTAAAATATCCTACTCCTCCGCGCAGAGCAAATCGCAAACGTCCCAGGAAGAGAacattacaaaaaaattgagGTTTGCTACCAGCGCTACCAAGCCCATTTTTAGACCTCGTTACAGCAAACGAACCAATGAGAAATCTTTCGAGAAGAAGACGACGGACAATCAAGCTATCTTTACCACGAAACTACCCGTAGCTACCAGCAGATATTCGAAGAAGAAATCTTCGGTAAAATCTATCGATGATAAATCAGCGACAACAGAGGGGTTATCTGCACAGACGAGAAAGATCGAGTTTCGTCCTAGAACCGCGACCTATCGAAGACATTCAGAAATTCCCACGACTTTAACTGAATCCAGTACGAAGGTCGACGGTGTAGGAATCGCCATCACACCGAGATCGACAAAATACCACGCCACTTTAAAGACCTCCACGGTATCTCCTCGATCGGTAGCACAGGGACCACAGGTAAACTTGAAGATCGCGAACGAGACGGCGCAGGAGACGCCAGGAATTACCGGCAGCAGCAACGGCGACAGCGGTAACTCGAATGTCTTCAATCCGACCAGAAGCACGTTTCTGAGCGGAAACAGTACACTGTTGGAGCAACTGAGAAGCACGGTAGCACCGCTGTTGAGTTCCCTTGGTAACAGGACGCCTGTGTTTTCCGGATCTTACAGTAATGTTAACAACATg AATTCACCACCCAGAGTCACTCCCAGTGGACAACCACCCCGCTTTAGTGCGAGATACAAAGGAGCGGAATTATTCgttagaaaacaaaataatatttatcagcCCACTGTGCCATCGGTTACTAGTTCGTCGACTACGCCAATTACACCCGTAGAG AACTCTGGTTCGGCCCCACCAATCGATGTCTCAAGTCCTGGCGAGCCGAGATTCTTGACCCTTTATCAGGCATTGGAGTCGGCCAGCATCAGGAACGAACAGTTACAGGGAAACGCGATTGCACAGCTGCAAAAACAACAAGCTGGCAGTGTTTCCCAG GATACGACATCAGCAACCGCCCAAGCGACGGCAGGTTCGGGAATCGGCCAAACGACCGAGATCACAACTCCTACGATCCCAGATACTTCGATCGTCTCATCAACGTCCTCAGAATTTCCCACTTCATCGTATCCCGATGTTCCCCTCATTACAACCACTTCATCTTCGGtcgaaacgacgacgacgacgatcaCGACTGAGACAGCGACGTCGACGAGTACAGGACGCGTTCCTGACGGAGGAACATCGACACCTCAAACGACGAGAATGGACGTCGTCACTGTCACCCCTGTGACGGAAACCACCATGGTCAATATAGAAGAGAATCTCGTGTCTACCGAAGTTGGAACATCGACGACAACTGCTTCGTCGGAAAGTACGACCACAATGTCAGGAGGTACTACGAACGACTCCACGAATACAACTTCTGCTTCTACGGAAGCAACGACCATGTCCATGCAAGCTACCCCTGGAACGACCGTGCCGACAGCTACTAGACTTCCACCTAGGCCAGCTTCTCAGAGTTCCACGACGCCTTATTTAGGTCGCTTCGGCGGCAGCAGATTGACACCTGCTCCACGTTTCAGTCTAAGCTCAACTACCAGAGCTCCTCTGCGAGACTACCTAGTGTACGGAATCTACCCGAACAAAACGATCGTGAGAAAGCGGCCAGAGGACAACCTGATCGATGCTAGAAACGTGGACAGCCCGTACGTGATATTCGGTATCTTCCCGGACGGCAGGCTGGTTCGAAAATACCCGAATGGAACGATAATACCGGATCCACCTAGGAACCCGGTCGAGGTTGTGTTCTCACTTAGCACTTCCACTACCACTAACAGGCCACCACCCAGACCGTATTATAACCAGGCTAACCAAGGCACTTACAATCAATATCGAGGCCCGGTGTACAATAGTAACGATAGACCTGTCGCTGAACCGATGAGAAACGTCCAAAGTCCCAGCATCGTTGATATTGGCCTTACTGGTAACGCGATCGTCGGCCCCAATGGAGGTGGACCCGATAATACGGGGCCACTTGGTACCCCTGCTAGTGTCCCGAGCACCAACGAAATG AGCAATGCCCTGCTGAATACGCAAATGAGGACAGCGTCGGTGACGCCGATAGTAAGTACCGGTCGACCGCCGACCGATTCGCAGGGCGGTCGTATCGTCCAGGATCGAGAGAGGGACGAGGCCACCAGGACGAAGGAGGCCGGAGGTCAACGCAGCTCCGTGTACATCGGACAG GACAAGTTCGTCAATTATTGGACCGATGGGGCTTCCACCTCTAACCCGCGCGTTCTCAGTGTGAATATAAATTCAGTAGCT aCTGCTGCAAACGAAGGACCATCACCTTCTGTACCATCGTTTGAGAATCTCCTGAACAATCAACCAGGAGGTCGAGTCACAGCTCCGCCTGGATTCCCATGGAGGGATCCTTTGGACCAAATCTTTGGTATTACTACCTCCTCGCCGGTAATAACAGCTTCAGTGGCATCAAACAGACTG GACGATTTGTCAGAACCAAATGGCCCAGCCTTAGCTCGTCCGATCAATCCATTTGTCGAAGTCTTTACTCCATTTTCTAATACGATTGGAGTTCCAAGAGGTAACATAGGATCCATTCCTCCTCCACCACCACCAACAACGCCTGTTGCATTTACAACTACACCTACAACTCCTGCacctactactactactactaccaccATTACTACAATGGCAGCAACGACAactactactaccactacAGTGGCACCAACAACTACTACTACGATGGCACCAACAACGACTACTACTACGATGGCACCAACAACGACTACTACTACGATGGCACCAACAACGACTACTACTACGATGGCACCAACAACTACAACTACAACGGCGCCGATTGTCACTACAACTACCACTACAAGTACAACAATGACCCCAACAACAGTGGCTACAATGACGCCAACAACTACCACGATGGCAGCACCTACCATCACTTCAGAGCCTCCAACAATTGCTCAAAGGGTGATGATTGCATCACAGGCAGGGGCTACTTCTGAAGCAACAACTTCTTctcaaataaattcatttaatttatcaaaaaatttgttgaatacGCGACAGCAGAATGCTTTCGGTACTACGTTCGATGATTTGGCCTTCCTGAATTCGTTG ttACAGAGTAATTCACGGAGTACCAATCAGAAGACACTGACACAAGTGGAGCAACTCTTGGCAAATAAG atctTAGAACTGGCACTGAAAAATCCGGGACCGACTCGATCACCAAAAGCTATCAGTATCGAAAATGCTTCGCCAAATTCGATTTACAAGCCAGCAACGACATCTCTTTCTGAGCCAATAATAATCGATTTGTCTCCAGCGTCTACAGTTTCAACGTCCACGCGAAAATCAGTAGAAACACAGCAACCAACCAGTCAAAGATCAGTAATTAGTAGTTTGACACCCGTGCAAGTGACTTGGAAACCAGTTACAACCACTAGCACCAGAAGAAGCGTGGAAATAAGCACGGCTTCTCCTTCGACCACGGCTAAAACGATTTTGATCAGCACCACTAAAGCTCCTGTAACTGTTAAAGCTAAACTAGCAACCACTCCTCGACCTAGAACCACCACTCAGGCGCCATTAGGCTTTGGTGGTCTTCTGTGGCAGGCTCTCCTCGGTGGAGGTTTATTCGGATCATCGACAACTCCGAAGCCCGTAAAGGCCAAACCGGTGCCAAAAACCGCGCAAAAGTCGGTTAATATTATGCCGAAACCAATCCAAACCACGCAAAAGTTAGAAACGACAACAATTCCCTCTAGTGCGACTCTGAAAACtatggaaatttcgaaaattcaagTAAACAGTCCAAATTCAATTGTACAGGAAAAGTCAGTGACTACGCCGTTTACAATCTCGACCACCGATAAACCATTGATTAATAATCCAAATCCGAGGTTGCCTGGTGTGGTGACGTCGACCTATTCTCCCGAAGAAGATGCAAAGTTCATAGTTGAGCTTCTGCGAGCTGTTGAACAGG ATAATAAAACTGGTTCCTCGAAGAAAGTAGCAGGATTAACTCAGGATGATCAATCCTTTTTAAGAGCGATTTTAAGCGGTCGAGCTTTAACAACAACGACTCCATCACCGACGGTAGAAATCAGTAACGCTGCTTTGTTGGCGGCATTATTGAAAGCTCAAGGTATAGAACCACCAACTCCGGCCAATAATATTAGAGAGCAGCTCCAGTTAGCC AGTCTCGGGCAGAGCGTCACCTCTGCTCCGACCGCGTCCCCTGCTAGCGAGTCTTCGACAATTACGACAAGGCCGGCATCTAGTGCTGCAACCCGACCAACGGATACCACGAAAAAGACGGTGACACCGAGACCAACCTCAGGACCAAGGATACGCACTACAACGTGGTCACCAAGCTCTACGTATCCACCACCTCTCTTCAGCTCTTTCTCCAATTACGGCACGCCGGCACAGTCAGCCGGTGATAATTCTGGAAATAGCGCATTATTTGGTGCTACCAGAGCATTCAGTCAATTTCTCGGTGCTGCGATAAGT GGAGCTGCGCAACAGTTGCAGTCACTGGTCAGAAATGGTACTAGAATTGTGTCCGAAGTGGTAGGGTAA